DNA sequence from the Sinomonas terrae genome:
CCGTTTTGTCCGACCTTTGCTCATCCTCGGCATCGTTCTGGCCGCGGTGTCTGCGATCCTCCTCTTCATCGTCCTCGGCCTCGACGCGTTCACTGCCACCGTCTACTCGGTAGGCGGCAAGAGCATCAACGACGCGACCCCGGAGGCAGAGGCCCTCCGCGACCAGTACCTCGGCGCGAAGATCGCCGCGATCGTCGGCCTCGTGATCGGGGGCATCCTCCTGATCGGCTCGCTCATCGTGATGTACGTCAACCGCGGGCGCTCGAATGGCGACGACGGCGACGACCTGAGCTTCGAGGATCTCGCGGGCGAATAGACAGACACGCGGGGTGTTGGACTGGCACTCGCCTTGACCGAGTGCCAGCCGCTCAATAGAGTCAGCGGTAGCACTCGACCTGTGCGAGTGCTAACTGTCCAGGCACGCTCCCGGCACCCGCGACGACGGTTGCATGCCCGGCTCCCATTTCTGTGACCCGTTCATGAAAAGGAGAGATCCGTGTCGGTCTCCATCAAGCCTCTCGAGGACCGTATTGTCGTCAAGCCGCTCGAGGCGGAGCAGACCACTGCTTCGGGCCTCGTGATCCCGGACACCGCCAAGGAGAAGCCGCAGGAGGGCGAAGTTGTCGCCGTCGGCCCCGGCCGTGTCGATGACAACGGCAACCGCGTCCCCGTCGACGTGACGGTCGGCGACGTCGTCCTCTACTCGAAGTACGGCGGAACCGAGGTCAAGACGGGCGGCTCCGAGTACCTCGTGCTCTCGGCCCGCGACGTCCTCGCGATCGTCGTCAAGTAGTCCCAGCCGAGCAGGACTTCAACGTCAGCACCCCGGTCATGCGGCCGGGGTGCTGCCCTTGAACCCAAGGAGAAGCGAATGGCAAAGCAGCTCGCATTCAACCAAGACGCCCGCAAGGCCCTCGAGGCCGGCGTCGACAAGCTCGCCGACACCGTCAAGGTGACCCTCGGCCCGCGCGGCCGCAACGTCGTCCTCGACAAGAAGTGGGGCGCGCCGACCATCACCAACGATGGCGTGACGATCGCCCGTGAGGTCGAGCTCGAGGACCCGTACGAGAACCTCGGTGCACAGCTCGCCAAGGAAGTTGCGACCAAGACGAACGACGTCGCCGGCGACGGCACGACGACGGCGACCGTCCTCGCGCAGGCGCTCGTCAAGGAGGGCCTCCGCAACGTGGCCGCCGGCGCGGCGCCGGGCGAGATCAAGCGCGGCATCGAGGCGGCCGTCGAGGCCGTCGTCACGCGCCTCGGCGAGAACGCCCGCGAGGTCTCCGGCCAGCACGTCGCCAACGTCGCCGCAATCTCGGCACAGTCCGATGAGATCGGCGAGCTCCTCGCCGAGGCGTTCGCGAAGGTCGGCCAGGACGGCGTCATCACGATCGAGGAAGCCTCGACGACGCAGACCGAGCTCGTCCTCACCGAGGGCATGCAGTTCGACAAGGGCTACCTCTCGCCGTACTTCGTGACCGACGCGGAGCGCCAGGAGGCCGTCCTCGAGGACGCGCTCATCCTTATCCACCAGGGCAAGATCTCCTCGCTGCAGGACTTCCTCCCGCTCCTCGAGAAGACCCTTCAGGCGTCCAAGCCGCTGTTCATCATCGCAGAGGACGTCGAGGGCGAGGCCCTGTCAACGCTCATCGTCAACAAGATCCGTGGCACCCTGAACGCCGTCGCGGTCAAGGCCCCCGGCTTCGGCGACCGCCGCAAGGCCATGCTCCAGGACATCGCGACCCTCACGGGCGCCCAGGTCATCTCCCCCGAGGTCGGCCTGAGCCTCGACCAGGTGGGCCTCGAGCAGCTGGGCACCGCGCGTCGCATCACCGTGACGAAGGACACGACGACGATCGTCGACGGCGCCGGCTCGGCCGAGGACGTCGCGGCTCGCGTTGCGCAGCTCCGGGCTGAGCTCACGCGCACCGATTCCGACTGGGACCGCGAGAAGCTCCAGGAGCGCCTCGCGAAGCTCGCGGGCGGCATCGGGGTCATCAAGGTCGGTGCCGCGACCGAGGTGGAGCTCAAGGAGAAGAAGCACCGCATCGAGGATGCCGTGTCTTCGACTCGTGCCGCCCTCGAGGAAGGCATCGTGGCGGG
Encoded proteins:
- the groES gene encoding co-chaperone GroES; its protein translation is MSVSIKPLEDRIVVKPLEAEQTTASGLVIPDTAKEKPQEGEVVAVGPGRVDDNGNRVPVDVTVGDVVLYSKYGGTEVKTGGSEYLVLSARDVLAIVVK
- the groL gene encoding chaperonin GroEL (60 kDa chaperone family; promotes refolding of misfolded polypeptides especially under stressful conditions; forms two stacked rings of heptamers to form a barrel-shaped 14mer; ends can be capped by GroES; misfolded proteins enter the barrel where they are refolded when GroES binds): MAKQLAFNQDARKALEAGVDKLADTVKVTLGPRGRNVVLDKKWGAPTITNDGVTIAREVELEDPYENLGAQLAKEVATKTNDVAGDGTTTATVLAQALVKEGLRNVAAGAAPGEIKRGIEAAVEAVVTRLGENAREVSGQHVANVAAISAQSDEIGELLAEAFAKVGQDGVITIEEASTTQTELVLTEGMQFDKGYLSPYFVTDAERQEAVLEDALILIHQGKISSLQDFLPLLEKTLQASKPLFIIAEDVEGEALSTLIVNKIRGTLNAVAVKAPGFGDRRKAMLQDIATLTGAQVISPEVGLSLDQVGLEQLGTARRITVTKDTTTIVDGAGSAEDVAARVAQLRAELTRTDSDWDREKLQERLAKLAGGIGVIKVGAATEVELKEKKHRIEDAVSSTRAALEEGIVAGGGSALVHAVRVLDENEAIKGLSGDTAVGVNIVRRALIQPLRWIAHNAGFDGHVVAARVAEAEVNNGFNAKTGEYEDLIAAGVIDPVKVTRSALRNAASIAALVLTTETLVADKPAEDDHAGHNH